The DNA region CTGGCCAAGCGAACTGAGGCGGCCTCTCGTTGCCCTTCCGAAGAAGCCCCTtaagcttcttcttcaccttgtcCATCTCGTCCTTGGCCGCGTTGGAATCATCCAAAAGATCCTTACGAATGGTGATGAAATCCTCGGGCACATCCTTCttgttgaggaagctggCCGCCCAGATCTGAGCCGAAGTCACGACGCGACGCTCCGAGGAGCTGAAGACATGAACCTCATCGAGAACCTCGCGGTTCATGAGGCCCAAGTCACTGCGCATGCTTTCGCCGAGCTCCTGCGCTTGGTAGCGAGCAGAGTGCGTGGGCTCGCCGCCCCATTTGACAATGAGCTGGAGTTTGTCGAGAACGAGGCTTTCTTCCGCGGCGGTGAACTTGGACATCGTGACGCCTGACAGAGAATCATGGCGCTTAGGCGACCTCCGGGTCTTGTACGCATCGCTGTCGGCCTTGTCACCTTCGCCCTCGGTCTCGGTCTGGAGTGggtggtcctcctccttcattGTGTCGATTTCGTTCTTTTTCTCAGTCTTGCCGTCATCTTCAGCCGAAGTATcgctcttcttgtccttcttcttctccttgtcctctGGCTTCTTCCTGAACATGGGTTTAATCTGAACCTTGGTGCCGGCCCAGCtgcccttcttgatgagcaCGTTGCGGAGAGCTTTGAGCTTGTTGCGgtcttcaacaccctccctcATTGCCACATCCACGGCATCGAGGACACTGGCGAGGGCAGGCTCGCCGATGAGAAGAAcctcttcttgatggccctTGAGAAGCTCAATGAACGGCGCAGTGTGGAAAGTGAACTTGTACTTTTGCTTTGGCGTTCGGTCCGCGTGACGAATGACGGACACGACACCCTTGAGCTTCCAACTCGGtttggggggcggtggaggaggaggttcttGGTCATCTTGGACGGCGGTAACGGTTGTCGGCGTGTCAACCTGCATGACAGAAGGCGCCGCAGAAACAGTCGAGGGGGCAGTAGAAGGTACACTGTCAGCCACCGAAGACGAGAACTGACTGGCCAAGGGACTAGCAGGTATGCTCCCGTATTTCGAGTCTCCCTTGATCGTGATTGTTTGGCTGCTAACCACCTCACCTGGCACCTCCCTGGCCACAGCTGGCTTGTCCATACTTGCCCTGCTTTGCGCCTGCTGGGCAGCCACATGGGCgaccaactccctctccttaTTCGCGTACGCCGCACGAACCGCCATGCTGGCCGCCATAGGGTCCACGTCGGAGATCGCAGGCGATGGAATGGGAGGGGTGAGTCCCTCTTTGCGAAGCTTCTCTTTGATGAAGATCTCCTTGAGAATGTTGGCGCAGTGATCGTAATAATCATCATTATCCTTGACGAAACTCCAACCGTTGACGTCGATTACGTAGCTCTTCCCGCCGGCGCGCAAAAAGTCGAAACCGCAAACGCGCTGACCAAACGTGGTACTGATCTTGCTGGCGatctccttttcctcggCGCTCAACCCTGTGACGTACCGGACCTCTTTGCCGTGCGTGTTACGCCTCACGACGCCGTCCACCACTGGCGATTTTCTCGTCTCTGCGTGGCAGTATGTTGGCCCAACCGTGTAAGCTTTTACATCTTCAGCATTGTCAACTTGCATAAAGCGTTCATAGATGAAACTCTCCTCGGGATGGGTGATGCACCTCGGGACAGATAGTCCCTCGACATACTCGCTGCTCTTGTTGCCAATCTTCCGGAAAAGCTTCCTTGCGCCGCCGCCTGCGGAAGAAGGGAAatagatgatgatgttgtggtcCTCACCGCTGGTTGGCTTCTCGACAAATGGCTTCTTGATCAAGGTTCCGTCAACGGACAGgatgtcaccaccatccagcaGCTCAACCTTGCGGGGAGCAGCTGCTCTGGCGGCCTCCGGATCAGGATCCGTGGGCTCGAAGACAATCCCACTAATGTCCTTGATATGCTTACACACGTCAGGTGTAAGAAGCCGGGGGCCGCCATCACGGTTGACTTCAATTCTTTGGGGAGTGGGGACGTTGATTCTATCCAACAGTCTCAAGCACAGCCTTCTGTCCCAAAGAATCTTTTGCATAGGCACATCGTTGACACAGAAAGGTTTTCTGGCCTTGACGTACGCAATGGCCTTGTCAAGCGGGAAGCCGTCCGAGTAGAATGAGATCAGGTAATCGCAGATGGGCCAGTTCTCAATGGACTCGTCAAGAATAACCTTGTCCCCAAATACACAGACGTCGAATTCGCGGTTCTGAATCAGGCGGTTCAAGATATTTCTACTAGGCTTGCTCCGGGCTTTCACGTCCAGCGCGCAGACGCCGATGACGCCCCAGGGAGCGGGCCTAGGttcttccttctctccgcggtggtgatgatgggaaacGACACGGTCTCCGCTAGGGCTGTGGCTGCTGGCCGCGGTACTACCGCTGAACCTGCGCTTGGCCCGGCTTCGCGATCGAGTAggttgaggacgaggagtaGGGGTTGTTCCTGTTTTCTGCTGCGTATCGCCACTTGCTTGAGATTGCTGACCAGTCGTCTTCCCTATATCACCAACAGTTTGACCTCTCGCCTCCCGAGGAGCAAGCTGAAGGGCACCCTGATGAGATCCCTGACTTCCCGTGGTAACTGTGACGTTCGACATGGTCGCTTCAGGCTGGGCCGCCTTATTGGTAGCCATGATGCCAGACACTGACCGATGGCCAGGGACGCCAGAGATGCTATTGTTGTCGCTTCCGTTGGCAGAAGCAGCTGAGCTGATGACTCCGCGAGCAGAGGCAAGACTATAAATCGACCCAATGCTCACGCGGTTGCTGGCGCTTGCGCCGGCCTCGGAAAAGGAAGAGCGGGCGCTGCGGTAGGCGGGTTCTGGTAGTTGGTTGTGGCGATACAGTCCTGTCTCGCTCTGAGTGCTGGGCAACAGGCGAGGGGTCTCGGATTCTTCAATGGCGGTTGCCGAAGAAGAATCTCCAAAATCTCGAGGGGAATAAGGTTGCTCGGAGGGATTGGTTGGGACACGGCGGAGGCTGGTGGCGTCTTCGCTCCAGGCGTCGGAATGGGATGAGTCTCGACGGACAAGATGACCTTGGGCTGGCAGATGGGCTTTCAACGCTTGGTGAGTAATAGCCGTGGAAGGTGGGGGCATGGAGAGATTCGTGCGGTCAACGTGGGCCTCCGCGAGAGTTGTTCCAGGATCGGCCTGCTTGCTCTTGCGGTTGGTAAGACTGGCgagagaagacgaggagaggTTGCGCATATGGAAGCTGGTTCGGTGCGTTCTAGTTCTCACCGGCGAgactggtgctggtggcggcgcGCCTGCCGGTGTGACTGCTGGCGACGTTGAGTTTGCAGCTGGCTCTGCCTGTCCTTgctcttttcccttttctcgTGGCGCAAAGTATCCGTTCACCGGCTCTGTGGACTCCACCGATGATAGGCCTGCTTCGTCAAGCTTCGACTTGTCAGAGTTTGTGTCCATGGCTAGGACAGAAAATGCGGGCACCGGAACGAGTTCGAGCTTCTTCCTTTGGGTTGGCACGGCACTCTCGGTGTGTGGCTTGCTGGTTCCTGGAAGGGAACAAAAGAACGAGAGGCTtcagggggaagggaggcTGAAAGAGACGTGTTTGTGGACGGTCTGGAAATGCTCGATACCGAAATGCTACCAGTCAGATAAGACTGACACGACGGGGATTTTTTATGGTACAAGAATGGTCAATCGATACTGACAAGATGTGGCAATAAACGGTTTAGAGCTGATTTTCTACCAAGCAATaggaagaaacaaaacagaaGCAGAACGAAAAACAAGAACACCAAACACTTTTGTTTTGTGCCAGTCCCTGCCGCAATCCGATTCCGCTCTGGGGTGCCGTCTGTTCCACGTGAAAATGAAAGAGTCTGGGGCAGTAGTGGCCCAGCCAAGCAGTGGTATCCGTAGATTCTCTTCAATGGCGAATGGCCAATGCGAATGGAAGGGGCCGAGAGAAGGGCACGAAGCTGATGGCCAGACTGCCACGACTGGCCTCGCTGGGCTCTCTGGATGGGCCAACCCGGCTCCCGAATCGTGGTTGCACTGCTGCCAACCAGGGCTATTTTTTCCCTGGCGGGGCAGTTTGGAAACCTGGGAGGGGCACACAAAGCATGATGACGCCCTGGCCCGCAGAGCACGAGCCAACATGTGTcattgggatggtggggcaTCTGTCTTTAATCTTGTCTCTGTTTCCGTTTGCATTGATGGGACATGCTGTCTCAACCCTGAGGGGTATTCTCATGTTCCATCTGCAAGTGATTCCTCCCACAGTCTTCAGCAGTTTGCATCGCCAATGCCTCAGTTCTGCGATCTGTGGCCACAAGGTGTCATATTGAGTGCTGTGCGTAACGGGTAAGTGCTCGCGTGACCCGCTTGGTAGTCATCCGCTACTCTGGTGTCATGTCGAGCTCCCATAGGCCAAGCAGTTTGGCTTGTCCTAGGAAAACAGGCGGTGAAGAAGCTTTCGGCTGGCTTGCATGAAGCCCCTGTCATGGTTCAGATTCTCGATTATGGCGTCGAAAAACTGCCATGTTCGTGTGTTAATCCGGAGCGGGGGTGCCTGCCGGCCGGCGGTGTGTCTTGGCATATATGTCTTCGGCACCCTCGACCCGGCCTGGGGTCGGTGTTCGGTGGTTGTGGGGCCGATCGAAAAAGTTTGGGTGGGGTCCCAAGTCCCCTTTCCCATGTGTGGCTGAAAATTTCTGGACGGGCTTGGTTCagcgaggctgctgctgtaaGAAAACTTCCATCACCAATATTTTACTCGCGACAAAGGCCATTGGCAGCGTATAGAGTGGTTTTTTGTGATAGAAAGCTCCTCGTGAGCTGCAACGCGACAACCATGCCTCACTCAGAGATCGACCACCCTTCGACGAAGCGGCAAAAGCGCGATGCGATCGTGAAAGCGCAGCCATCTTCAAAGAGGAGCGGCTCGGCCATTTTTGCGCCTTTCCGGGTACGCATTACCCAACCACAGAAAACTATGCAAATTCGAGATGGAAACAATTCTGACAGTCCTGAGTCCTGTAGACCATTGGTTTAGTTTCACCAACAAGCGTTCCCTTTGCCACGATTCCCCTTGGCAAAACCACCTTCCAGATCACGACTTCTGTCGGCCGTGCCCTGCAAACATACGATCTCAAGCGCGGTCTCAATCTTGTGTTCGTCACCCGCCCTCAGACTCCCGCCGATATAACCGCCACCTGTGCTTGGAAAGAAAAGGTATATGCTGCTTGGGGAAACCCGAGCAAGGGTGAATCTCAAGGATTATGGGCCTTCCAGCGCGGCAAAAAGGCTGCTGAGCTTCAGCTCCCTACCGGCCTCGATCAACCCATCAAACAGATTGTCATTTTTGGCTCGTGGATTATCGCATGCTGTGTCACGAGGATAGAGGTCTTCAAGTCGGCTACACTGGAACACTACACTACTCTCTTTACTGCGGCGGCTAAGAGGGGCGACAATGAAATTACGGGCGGCGTCTGCAACATGCCAACCTTCTTGAACAAGATCTTTGTCGGCCGGAAGGATGGTTGGGTTGAAATTTGGAACGTCAGTACCGGCAAGCTCGTATATACGATCCTGCCGCCCGCACCCAACAGCGGGTCCGTGACTTGTCTGCAACCCTCGCCCGCTCTGTCGTTGCTCGCCATCTCGTACTCTGGCGGTTCTCTGGTCATTCAAAACGTTCTCACAGACAAGAAAGTGTTGCAGATCCAGGCTGGCAGTGAAGGTGCTCCCGTTACCTGCATCTCATTCCGGACTGATGGTCAGGGTGCCGGGGAGGATGGCCGGAAGGATGGTGTTATGGCTACAGCAACTGGTTTTAGTGGGGATGTGACTTTCTGGGATCTCAACAAGGGTGGAAGATCGATGGGTGTTTTGCGCAGcgcccacaaccccccatcacGCAACAAGGCCGCTGGTGGCGGTATCAGCAAAATCGAGTTTCTTCCCGGTCAGCCCGTGATCATCACAAGCGGTCTCGACAACTCTCTCAAGTCTTGGATCTTTGACGAGACACCATTCTCGCCAGTACCTCGCATTTTGCACCAGCGAAGTGGACATGCGGCGCCTGTCAGCTGCCTGCAATTCTTGCCGTCTGATTTCGATGGCGCAGAGGCTGGAAACAAGTGGCTTATGAGCGGTGGGCACGATAGGAGTCTCTGGGGATGGAGTTTGCGAAGAGACGGTCAGAGTACCGAACTATCACAAGGTGCCATTCggaagaaggcaaagaaaGCCGGTATTCTTGCTGGTGGGTCTTTAATTCAAGGCCCAAGCACAACCTTGGAGGATCTAAAGGCCCCGGAAATCACATGCATCGCATCTTCACTAAACCGCGATGGTGGTATTGGTGCTATGCCCGGAAAGCAGGTCATTTGGGACAAGGCCAACAGCACAAAATACTCTAATGCCGAGCTCAGCGGAATGACGGGCTGGGAGAGTGTCGTTACCGCTCACAAGAACGACCCGTGGGCTCGCACATGGTTTTGGGGACGAAAGAGAGCTGGTCGTTGGGCATTCAAGACTGGCGACGGCATGAATGTTTCCACTGTGGCCATCAGTTCATGTGGCACTTTCGCTGTGGTCGGGTCGGAGGGAGGCAGTATCGATACTTATAACCTTCAGTCAGGTCGGCACAAGCAACGTTTCCCTTCCAGGTTGACACCGGCCCAATTGAGGCAGATCAAGATGATGCAGCTGAGAGCGCTGGACAAGGTCAACGAGCTTCAGGCACGGTCAGCCCAGAGCTTCCCGCCGGGCACTGGCAAGCACACAGCGGCGGTAAcaggtcttgttgttgactcTCTCAACACAACCATTACCTCGTGCTCGCTCGACGGTAAGATCAAGTTCTGGGACTTTTCCACCGGCAACTTGATCGACGAAATCAACTGGGCGCCCATGACCAAGATAGTGACCTGCCGCTATCATCCAGGCAATGACCTTATCGCGTTTGCCTGTGACGACCACTCCATCCGGGTTGTCGATATTGGAACCAAGCAAACGATCAGAGAATTCTGGGGCTGCCGGGGAGACATCAACGACTTTTGCTTCTCCAATGACGGCAGGTGGATCATTGCTGCCTCTCAAGACTGCATCATTCGCATCTGGGATTTGCCCACAAGCCATCTTATCGACGCATTCCGCACGGAAACTCCCTgcaccgccctcgccttctccaacacgGGCGAGTTCCTAGCCGGCTCGTGTGAAGGCAGCCTTGGTGTTCAACTCTGGACTAACAGAACGCTCTTCAAGCACGTCCCAACCCGGCAAATCTCGGACGCCGAGATTGGCGAGGCGGCCGGCTCTCTGCCGACGGCATCCGGTGAAGGTGGCGAAGGTCTCATTGACGCTGCctttgaggatgatgccTCGGAACCAGCCGATGATGGCGTAACTGCGCCAGTAATTGACCAGCTCTCCTCTGACATGATGACCTTGTCTCTGGTCCCCAAGAGCAGATGGCAAACCCTTCTGCATATCGACTTGATCAAGCAAAGAAACAAGCCAAAGGAGGCCCCCAAGGCGCCCGAAAAGGCACCATTCTTCTTGCCATCTGTTGGCGGATCGAACTCGCTATTACCTCCTATTGAAGACgacaaggagggcaaggaggtTGTATCGAGGATAACGCAGCTAGATGCTACGAGGCAAGAGCAGGCTTTCTCCAGCAAGCTGACTGCCTGCGGGGAAAAGGGTGATTGTAAGTTTCCCGCCGTTGTGATGATTGGATAACAAGATGGCTGACCCTGCATACAGACACCGAGTTTATCGAGCACCTCAaatctcttcctccttcgGCGGCTGATCTTGAGCTCCGGTCCCTCTCCATGGGCAACAGTGAGCACGATTACGAAAATAACGAGTTGCTTCACTTTATCAAGGCCTTGACCAGCAGGCTGATCGCCAGAAGAGACTACGAGCTGACACAGGCGTGGATGACTGTGTTCCTGAAGCTGCACTACGACCTTGTGATGGCCAACGACTGTCTTCTCAAGGCGCTGGACGAGTGGAAAGAGCACCAAGCGCGGGAAAGAGATAGGCTGGATGACTTGATTGGGTACTGCAGCGGCGTTGTTGGATTCTTGAGGAATCCCAGGACATGAATCAaatgtttttgttttgtttttctggTAGCATGTAATGTTGGAATCGAAAGTGAAACCAGGAGAAACTTATATATCACTAACTTTGCTGGAGTATTACTCTCACTAGGTTTGTCGCTCTCTGCTCTTCTGTCACCAATATCGCTCTATCCAAACAACCGATCCAGCACCCTGTCAAAGGCGTTCCTGTCGTGACGTTAGTAAAAAGAAAGGGTCTTTCGCAACTGATATAGAAAAATACGTACTTTGGGGGGCTGGAAACATATGTCCTTTGGTACTCTTCAATTTCATCGACATTCTTTACCAAGTCGATCTCATCTGAGCGATGCAGTTTTGTCTTGTTGACAAACTTGTATCCTAGATACAAAATCGGACATACCGCAATCATTGTAAACCTGTTCTCAGTCAGCTGGGCACTCTTGACTTGGTCCGGAATTAGACTTACGAAAATAAGAACGTTGGCACATCCCACTTTCCGGGTAGGAAAACCGTGTACCCTCCGACAAACGTCATGACGGACGTCCCGATCAGCGCATACCACGCCGCATAAGGTTGCAACATGGCCTTGTACGGCAGGTCGTCTCTCTTGAACCCCTGAGCCTTCATCCCATAGTAGAACCGCAGGTACGTCACACACATGCAGGCAAAGTTGATCAGTTGGCTCGCCGTGACCAAGTTCACAAACCACTGAAGCACCACTGCGGCATCGTTTGAGACCTGCAAGAAACTCAAGAGCGAGATTCCCAAAACTACCAAGACGGCATACAGAGGCACTCCCTTAGTTGTGACCTTTGTAAATATCTTTGGAGCCTTCCCCTCTAGCGCCATGCCGTAAAGAGACCTTGAAGCGCAATAGACATAGCTGTTTCCCGCCGAGAAGGCCGCCGTCAGGACCATAGCATTGACAATATCCGGCAGCACCCTGATGTTCAGCCGGTTCATCGCAATAACATATGGGCTTGCAGCTGCGCCCGGTGCACCCGTCGAGAATGCtatcttcatctcctcgtcAGTGTATGGCACGAGAACACCAACCGCCAAACTTCCGAGCATAAAGAATGTCGTTAGCCGGTAAAACACGGCATTGAAAGCCCTGGGCATCACCACTCTCGGGTTTTCCGCCTCCCCGGCTGCCATGCTCACATAATCCGGCCCTGCTATGGTGAACGATGCCTGGATCAAACACTGCAGAAATCCTAGAAATCTCCCCAAGTCTCCTGTGTGGTACAACTCGGCAAAGGCGCCTGGATCGCTCCAGTATCGAAACCCAAACCTGTCTCCTGTCGGGTTCCCACCGCACATTACCACCACGGTAAAGATCAAGAGGGCAATAATGAGCAGCACTTTTCCCAGCGCAGCCCAAAACTCCACCTCTCCATACCACTGCACAGCCAGCACGTTGATCAACCCATACAAGCAGATGATAATGGCGATGATTCCTCCAGCGGGTACAATCTCGGAGCCTTTCCAATAATGCAAAATAACATTGCAGGCAACAATTTCAAACGGCACCAGCGCGGCCtcgaagatgaagaaattCCACCCGCAGGCAAAACCAAAGGCTTCGTCGACATAACGGCCAGCGAGTCGGATGAATGGCGAGGAAATGGGAAGGTAGGTCACCATCTCGGCCATGCAGAGCGTCACGGCAAGGATGAAGGAGCACCAAATggtgaaggcgaggaagagggaggcgggtCCACCTTGGAGGAGACCACGGCCGATCTGGACATAGAGGGCTGTGCCGATTGTCCCGCCAATTCCTATCTCTGCGTGTTAGTTACGAAAAGAAGCAAGAGCAGTGGGGTTGCCTAGGGCAAATGGTTACCTATAAGTTGAATGTGACGAGACTTAAGCTGGCGTCTCATGCTATGCTCTTCTACCTGGGACCCGGAGAGCGACGGCGATGAAGGGGggccccttttcttttcgtcgGTGCCACCATTGCTGAGAGAAGATGATAAGCCCCCTTTCTCCTGATCATGGCCTCCTGGGTTGGCAATAAGGTCGATTCCCGTGGAGGACATCGCTCCGTGG from Podospora pseudoanserina strain CBS 124.78 chromosome 1, whole genome shotgun sequence includes:
- the UTP21 gene encoding rRNA-processing protein utp21 (BUSCO:EOG09260SJV; EggNog:ENOG503NV9E; COG:S); protein product: MVQILDYGVEKLPCSCVNPERGCLPAGGVSWHICLRHPRPGLGSVFGGCGADRKSLGGVPSPLSHVWLKISGRAWFSEAAAVRKLPSPIFYSRQRPLAAYRVVFCDRKLLVSCNATTMPHSEIDHPSTKRQKRDAIVKAQPSSKRSGSAIFAPFRTIGLVSPTSVPFATIPLGKTTFQITTSVGRALQTYDLKRGLNLVFVTRPQTPADITATCAWKEKVYAAWGNPSKGESQGLWAFQRGKKAAELQLPTGLDQPIKQIVIFGSWIIACCVTRIEVFKSATLEHYTTLFTAAAKRGDNEITGGVCNMPTFLNKIFVGRKDGWVEIWNVSTGKLVYTILPPAPNSGSVTCLQPSPALSLLAISYSGGSLVIQNVLTDKKVLQIQAGSEGAPVTCISFRTDGQGAGEDGRKDGVMATATGFSGDVTFWDLNKGGRSMGVLRSAHNPPSRNKAAGGGISKIEFLPGQPVIITSGLDNSLKSWIFDETPFSPVPRILHQRSGHAAPVSCLQFLPSDFDGAEAGNKWLMSGGHDRSLWGWSLRRDGQSTELSQGAIRKKAKKAGILAGGSLIQGPSTTLEDLKAPEITCIASSLNRDGGIGAMPGKQVIWDKANSTKYSNAELSGMTGWESVVTAHKNDPWARTWFWGRKRAGRWAFKTGDGMNVSTVAISSCGTFAVVGSEGGSIDTYNLQSGRHKQRFPSRLTPAQLRQIKMMQLRALDKVNELQARSAQSFPPGTGKHTAAVTGLVVDSLNTTITSCSLDGKIKFWDFSTGNLIDEINWAPMTKIVTCRYHPGNDLIAFACDDHSIRVVDIGTKQTIREFWGCRGDINDFCFSNDGRWIIAASQDCIIRIWDLPTSHLIDAFRTETPCTALAFSNTGEFLAGSCEGSLGVQLWTNRTLFKHVPTRQISDAEIGEAAGSLPTASGEGGEGLIDAAFEDDASEPADDGVTAPVIDQLSSDMMTLSLVPKSRWQTLLHIDLIKQRNKPKEAPKAPEKAPFFLPSVGGSNSLLPPIEDDKEGKEVVSRITQLDATRQEQAFSSKLTACGEKGDYTEFIEHLKSLPPSAADLELRSLSMGNSEHDYENNELLHFIKALTSRLIARRDYELTQAWMTVFLKLHYDLVMANDCLLKALDEWKEHQARERDRLDDLIGYCSGVVGFLRNPRT
- the VIP1 gene encoding inositol hexakisphosphate and diphosphoinositol-pentakisphosphate kinase (BUSCO:EOG09260FMW; COG:Z; EggNog:ENOG503NVF2) gives rise to the protein MDTNSDKSKLDEAGLSSVESTEPVNGYFAPREKGKEQGQAEPAANSTSPAVTPAGAPPPAPVSPVRTRTHRTSFHMRNLSSSSLASLTNRKSKQADPGTTLAEAHVDRTNLSMPPPSTAITHQALKAHLPAQGHLVRRDSSHSDAWSEDATSLRRVPTNPSEQPYSPRDFGDSSSATAIEESETPRLLPSTQSETGLYRHNQLPEPAYRSARSSFSEAGASASNRVSIGSIYSLASARGVISSAASANGSDNNSISGVPGHRSVSGIMATNKAAQPEATMSNVTVTTGSQGSHQGALQLAPREARGQTVGDIGKTTGQQSQASGDTQQKTGTTPTPRPQPTRSRSRAKRRFSGSTAASSHSPSGDRVVSHHHHRGEKEEPRPAPWGVIGVCALDVKARSKPSRNILNRLIQNREFDVCVFGDKVILDESIENWPICDYLISFYSDGFPLDKAIAYVKARKPFCVNDVPMQKILWDRRLCLRLLDRINVPTPQRIEVNRDGGPRLLTPDVCKHIKDISGIVFEPTDPDPEAARAAAPRKVELLDGGDILSVDGTLIKKPFVEKPTSGEDHNIIIYFPSSAGGGARKLFRKIGNKSSEYVEGLSVPRCITHPEESFIYERFMQVDNAEDVKAYTVGPTYCHAETRKSPVVDGVVRRNTHGKEVRYVTGLSAEEKEIASKISTTFGQRVCGFDFLRAGGKSYVIDVNGWSFVKDNDDYYDHCANILKEIFIKEKLRKEGLTPPIPSPAISDVDPMAASMAVRAAYANKERELVAHVAAQQAQSRASMDKPAVAREVPGEVVSSQTITIKGDSKYGSIPASPLASQFSSSVADSVPSTAPSTVSAAPSVMQVDTPTTVTAVQDDQEPPPPPPPKPSWKLKGVVSVIRHADRTPKQKYKFTFHTAPFIELLKGHQEEVLLIGEPALASVLDAVDVAMREGVEDRNKLKALRNVLIKKGSWAGTKVQIKPMFRKKPEDKEKKKDKKSDTSAEDDGKTEKKNEIDTMKEEDHPLQTETEGEGDKADSDAYKTRRSPKRHDSLSGVTMSKFTAAEESLVLDKLQLIVKWGGEPTHSARYQAQELGESMRSDLGLMNREVLDEVHVFSSSERRVVTSAQIWAASFLNKKDVPEDFITIRKDLLDDSNAAKDEMDKVKKKLKGLLRKGNERPPQFAWPDNMPEPAEVQTRVVQLMNFHRKVMQHNYAKLYSGAVNSLNAINNPSSGDKGAADGNSTSGVSISSLASVGSLSQANAVTGIQARWCCGEDAELFKERWEKLFAEFCDGEKVDPSKISELYDTMKFDALHNRQFLEWVFAPPKNMLEDEYKTNFGKGPSPAASSSSSSSNGKTSTASATASNSVPAIASGKDSEDSVRAAPLPEETKTERSASSLSEKIEKEGHKAVKRIFRRRSFLNGLRPSSNVDAELPERYFHLHRGNSQTKAKTDARFEPLRELYQLAKVLFDFICPQEYGISDSEKLEIGLLTSLPLLKEIVQDLEDMQASEEAKSFIYFTKESHIYTLLNCILEGGLETKIKRATIPELDYLSQISFELYEMPANPPIDAEGTPVFNYSIKITISPGCHVFDPLDVQLDSKHCIGCAPRRSLTAHADWMFVIETLRAKFHQVKLPKTFLAVNLSDAFTFQEKQHNGDENVATPGSTGGAEGGEKEGLEMKTVEHAAATTTGPLDNTAETTGDAAAASESTTITTAATTDEVETATPTNESVATVVATPKVGEIKEGQAEEAAEEGVDASTPVPTPVAAAAASNMTATLKTSDPKPEAAADDKL
- the AGP2 gene encoding General amino acid permease AGP2 (COG:E; EggNog:ENOG503NVN6) — translated: MSSTGIDLIANPGGHDQEKGGLSSSLSNGGTDEKKRGPPSSPSLSGSQVEEHSMRRQLKSRHIQLIGIGGTIGTALYVQIGRGLLQGGPASLFLAFTIWCSFILAVTLCMAEMVTYLPISSPFIRLAGRYVDEAFGFACGWNFFIFEAALVPFEIVACNVILHYWKGSEIVPAGGIIAIIICLYGLINVLAVQWYGEVEFWAALGKVLLIIALLIFTVVVMCGGNPTGDRFGFRYWSDPGAFAELYHTGDLGRFLGFLQCLIQASFTIAGPDYVSMAAGEAENPRVVMPRAFNAVFYRLTTFFMLGSLAVGVLVPYTDEEMKIAFSTGAPGAAASPYVIAMNRLNIRVLPDIVNAMVLTAAFSAGNSYVYCASRSLYGMALEGKAPKIFTKVTTKGVPLYAVLVVLGISLLSFLQVSNDAAVVLQWFVNLVTASQLINFACMCVTYLRFYYGMKAQGFKRDDLPYKAMLQPYAAWYALIGTSVMTFVGGYTVFLPGKWDVPTFLFSFTMIAVCPILYLGYKFVNKTKLHRSDEIDLVKNVDEIEEYQRTYVSSPPKNAFDRVLDRLFG